A stretch of DNA from Pseudonocardia hierapolitana:
GCGATCGCCGCGAAGTGGTGGCCGAACAGCACCCGCCGGTCCATCGGCTGGAAGTCGGTGCCGTTGTCCAGGCGTTCGCCGGGGGTGGCGCGGTTGTCGTCGGCCTTCAGGACCCGTTTGACGATGAACCGCGCGTAGAAGCGGTAGGCGATCGCGTACGAGCCGAGCGCGGCGGCCACCAGCCAGATCGCGGAGACGTTCTCCCCGCGGGATGTGGCCAGCACGCCCCACGCCACCGCGCCGACGATGGCGACGGCCGTCCAGATCAGCACCGAACGCGGGTTCATCCGCTGCCGTGCCTCGGTGAGCGTCATGCCCTGCCTCCCGGGAAGTGCCGGGATCCCAGCCTCTGCAACATCACATCTCCTCGCCCCTCCACGGCGCCGTCGCCGTGGTCCGAGCAGTAGTTGCCGACATCCTGCCCCCGGTTGACATGCATCGCAGACTTTCCGGTTGCAGGGGGCATGGACACGGGCGGGACCGCCTGATGAGGTGTGGGGGCCATGGACGAGCCGCTGGCCACCCTCGCGTTCATCGCCGTGCTCGGCGTGACGTCGATGCTGGCGTTCTCCGCCCGCTGGTTCCACCGCCGCGACGTACTGCCCCACCTCGAGGGGTGGGCGCTGGGTGACCGGCGGTTCGGGACCGGGGTCACCTGGTTCCTGCTGGGCGGCTCGATCTTCACCGCCTACACGTTCGCCGCCGTGCCCGGCCTCGCCTACGGCACGGGCGCGCTGGGCTTCTTCCCGCTGGCCTACACGGTGATCCTCTGCCCGGTGCTGTTCGTGCTGCTCCCGAAGCTGTGGACGGCGGCGAGGGAGACCGGCGCGGTGACCGTGGCCGACTACGTGCGTGCCCGCTACGACTCGCCCGCGCTCATGCTCGTGGTCGCGCTCACCGGGGTGCTTGCGACGATGCCCTACATCGCGCTGCAGCTGCTCGGCGTGCGCGCGGTGCTCGCCGCCGGCGGGCTGTACCCGGAGGGCCTGGCGGGTGACCTCGTCCTCACCGCCGTCTTCGCGGTGCTCGCGGGCGCGACGTTCCGCAGCGGGCTTCGGGTGCCGGCCGTGATCTCGCTGGTCAAGGGCGTGCTCGTGTTCGGGGCCGCGGTCGGGGTCCTGACCGTGGCGCTCGAGCGCCTCGGCGGGTTCGCCGCGATGTTCGACAGCGCCGACCGCGAGCTGCGGACCGACGGCACCGGCGGCGGCCTGCTGCTCGATCCGGCGTTGCACCCGGCGTTCGCCACCCTCGCGCTGGGCTCAGCGCTCGCCCTCCCGATGTACCCGCACGTGCTCACCGCGGCCTTCGCCGCCGACAGCCCCGACGCGCTGCGCCGCAGCACCGTCGCCATGCCCGCGTGGACGTTCGTGCTCGGCCTCTTCGGGCTGCTCGGCGTGGCGGCACTGGCCGCTGGTGTCGTGGCGCCGGTGGGCAACGCCGAGGTCGCCGTCCCGCTGCTGGTGCGGGAGCTCCTGCCCGAGCTGGCCAGCGGCGCGGTGTTCGGGGCGCTCGCCGTCGGCGCCCTGGTGCCGGCCGCGGTGATGTCGGTTGCGGTGGCGGCCCTGTTCACCCGCAACGTCTACGCCGAGTTCTTCCTGCCGCACGCCACGCCCAAGCAGGAGGTGCGGGTGGCGCGGTGGGTGTCGCTGCTGGCGAAGGTGGCGGCGCTCGCGTTCGTGTTCGGGCTGCGCGAGCAGGACGCCATCAACCTCCAGTTGCTCGGCGGCATCTGGATCCTGCAGACGTTCCCGGCCGTCGTGCTGGGCCTGTTCACCGGCTGGTGGCACCGCTCCGCGCTGCTCGTCGGCTGGGCGGCGGGGATGCTCGTCGGCACCGTGCTCGCGGTGGCGGGCGGCTTCACCTCGGTGGTGGCGATCGGGCCCGTCCTGCTCTACGTCGCCGTCGTCGCGCTGGCGGTGAACCTCGCCGTTGCCGCGGTGTTCACGCCCGTGTTCGCCGGGCGCGCGGAGGTGGCGGGGTGAAGGAGACCGGCACGGTCGTGCGCGGCGCCGCCGCACGCACCGAGCCCGATGCCGACCGGGAGGCCGCCGTCGCCGAGCTCTTCGAGGTCCACCACCTGCCACTCGTGCGGCTGGCGGTGCTGCTGGGTGCCGACGACGCCGAGGACGTCGTCGCGGAGGCCTTCTACCAGCTCTACCGCAGGTGGCCGCGGCTGCGCAGTCCGGAGGCGGCCGCCACCTATCTGCGCTCGGTGGTGGTGAACCTGACGCGGATGCGCATCCGGCACCTGCAGGTCGTGCGCAAGCACGCGGCACGGACGGGTGACGAACGGGCGCACGCGGCCTCCGGCGAGGAGCGCGCCGTGCTCCGGGACGATCAGAAGGCGCTGGTGGACGCGGTGCGCGCGTTGCCGGCCAGGCAGCGGGAGGCCTTGGTGTTACGGTTTTGGCTCGACCTGCGCGAAAGCGAGATCGCAGACGCGATGGGGATCACGGCGGGATCGGTCAAGGTGCACGTCTCCCGTGGGATGGCCGCGCTGTCGCGAGTGCTCGAGGAGCGCAGATGACCACACCGGGCACCGACGAGCGGCTGCGCGAGGCGTTCGACGCCCTCGCGGCAGGCGTCAGCACCGACCCGGACGCGTACCGGCGGGTGAGCGCCGGGTGGCGGCGGCGTTACCGGCGCAGGCGGCTGGTGCTCGCGATCCTCGCCGCGGTGGTGTTCGCCGCGGCCGACGCCGTGGGGCTGTGGGCGCTCAGCCAGGCCGACCCGAACACGCACGTGATCTTCTCCGACCCGGTGCACCGGCCGGTGGCGCCGGAGCAGGTGGACCGGATCGGGCAACCCTGAGAACGTGTTCGAGAAGCGCGGAGCGGGCCGCCCAGGGCGGCCGGGACCTGCTGGATCACAGGGCGTCTGCGCCCACATGCGGGCTTCTCGAACACATTCTGAGCTGCCCGGCGTCGTCAGGCGATCTGCCAGGTGACGCCGTGGGGGGCCAGGGCGTCGAGGAAATCGGCCGCGTCGAACGCCTGGGCCGGCGTGAGCGCCCCGGCCGGGGCGCCGCCCGCGACGAGC
This window harbors:
- a CDS encoding sodium:solute symporter family protein, whose amino-acid sequence is MDEPLATLAFIAVLGVTSMLAFSARWFHRRDVLPHLEGWALGDRRFGTGVTWFLLGGSIFTAYTFAAVPGLAYGTGALGFFPLAYTVILCPVLFVLLPKLWTAARETGAVTVADYVRARYDSPALMLVVALTGVLATMPYIALQLLGVRAVLAAGGLYPEGLAGDLVLTAVFAVLAGATFRSGLRVPAVISLVKGVLVFGAAVGVLTVALERLGGFAAMFDSADRELRTDGTGGGLLLDPALHPAFATLALGSALALPMYPHVLTAAFAADSPDALRRSTVAMPAWTFVLGLFGLLGVAALAAGVVAPVGNAEVAVPLLVRELLPELASGAVFGALAVGALVPAAVMSVAVAALFTRNVYAEFFLPHATPKQEVRVARWVSLLAKVAALAFVFGLREQDAINLQLLGGIWILQTFPAVVLGLFTGWWHRSALLVGWAAGMLVGTVLAVAGGFTSVVAIGPVLLYVAVVALAVNLAVAAVFTPVFAGRAEVAG
- a CDS encoding RNA polymerase sigma factor, whose amino-acid sequence is MKETGTVVRGAAARTEPDADREAAVAELFEVHHLPLVRLAVLLGADDAEDVVAEAFYQLYRRWPRLRSPEAAATYLRSVVVNLTRMRIRHLQVVRKHAARTGDERAHAASGEERAVLRDDQKALVDAVRALPARQREALVLRFWLDLRESEIADAMGITAGSVKVHVSRGMAALSRVLEERR